TGTATCCCTAGCCTTGGGGCCGCTGCCGGTTTCCTTCGTGCCGTCGTGGCCCGGTTGGTGAACAGGCGGCTCTTGTAGtgccgctccccccccccccccccactccggaGAGCTGAGCACACTCCAGCGGCACCCGGGGTGACATTGTACCGCGGCACCCGGGGTGTCCTGCAGTTTTCGATATGTTTCTTCTCGCCCCCAAGTGCTCGGCCGAGGGAGGCCCTTTCGGTTGAATGTTAATAATCCCATGGCCTTAGTTTTAAAGGAGGGCTGAGGAGTTATCTGCTGTGGTAGCCCATGTTTACCCTTTAGTGGACATCTCTCCTGGTTGAGAGGGCCTTATCGTTATCTCATTGCTTGTGGGAGTTTGTTTTGTGCAAGTTGGCTGCTGCTTTTCCAACGTTCCAACagttagagtcatggagatgtacagcacggaaatagacccttcactcccagcttaaaaatgtgttgctggaaaagcgcagcaggtcaggcagcatcgaaggagaatcgacgtttccggcataagcccttctttattcctgaagaagggcttatgcccgaaacatcgattctccttctcctttgctgcctgacctactgcgcttttccagcaacacatttttaagctctgatccccagcatctgcagtcctcactttctcctagttgattttaacctactgtgaattttcttgcaaggatgcctaccttgaagaagctctcctcctccctctacaaggatttcagtgagtccttctctcactgcacccccccccccccccccccgtcatcTCATCTGccggtttcctgaagaagggcttatgcccgaaatgttgcttctccttctcctttgctgcctgacctgctgcgctttgccAGCAATGCTTTTTTTAagttctgatccccagcatctgcagttctctttctttcttcttgggttcaacctgtccataccaagcagatatcccaactcgatctagtcccacctgtcagcaactggcccatatccctcccaacccttcctattcatatacctatccagatgccttttaaatgttgtaattgtaccagcctccaccacttcctctggcagctcattctatacacgtaccaccctcctgagtgaaaaaaaactgccccttgggtctctttcatatctcttccccctctttcttctctctttctcttccccccccccccccctgctaaACCTATCTTATTCATGCCCCTctgatttttataaacctctataaggccacccttcAGCCTCCCACCATACatcaaaagtatttcattggctgtaaaatgcCTTGGAACATCTAATATTCATGAAAGCTCATTTATATAGATTTGTCTGTTTCTTTTAAAACACTGGAAGCTGCTAAGCTCATTCTGCTCCTCAGTCAGATGCCTGTCTGCAACTCTCCCTGCTATATTGTTAAGCAGGTGATAAAAAATAAAGATGCTCCATATAAAAGGATTTAATTTGACACATAATGTCTATGATGCTTTAAAGCCAAAACTCAGGGTTTTGTTTCACGTTGTATAGTTTGCTGATTTGGTTTTTGAGACTAAGATGCAGATTGCACTGCTTGATATTTTGCTTTCTGATGAGTTGAGGAAGATGATTTAATGGCTTCTATCTTCTGAATTTAAAAACTGAATTCCATGTAAATACTGAATGTGCGTTAAAGCACTTTAGAGATGAATAGGAAGTGTGGCCTAATTTCTGATATGGGTGTTGGTTTTGTGGAAACTTTATTTCATCATATGGACCTGATCTGTCTGCATTGCAACATATTCTCTTGAATAGAAAAGATATGGAGGCAATATTAAGCGCTCCTGTAAGCTGTTGTCCTTTTTCTGTTCCTGTAGCTAAATGAGACATAGGCTTGGATAAGTAATTTTCTAATCAGCCTGATCAGAAATATTACTAAAtgcctctggagcaagtggacaTGAATGGGATATTCCTGTGTCAGAGGTAGGGGCAATAATGGGCCCCCTTGGATTTTTTTGTTTCAATCAATTTGTTCAATAATGTTATACCTTCTGGAGCCGGTAATACTCATTATAGTCAAAAGTGAATTTGAACTTATAGGTTATTGGTCATtctaatggggggggggggggggaagatgcaGGGATGTGGTGGTGATCTTCCTCACTGCCATGTCATTTTGAGCCTCCAACTGTGCATAGAAGTTGTTCAACTCATCTGGCAGGGAGGCATCACTACTACAAGCAGAAGATGCTGTTCTGTGGTTGGCAGTGGCCTGGATGCCCTTCCACATGCTCCACGTATCACTATTGTCCTGAAAATGGCTGTGTATTGTGTATGCATGTTTGCCTCTGTCCTGGGTCAGACTGGCACTTGTTGTTGTTGGGGCTGCCTTGTCATCTGCTTTGAAGGTCGAATTGCACTTCCTGAGCAGTGCGCACACCTTTGCGGTCATCTGTGGCTTCTGGTTGGGGTGAGAAGTGATGGTCTTGGACACAGTGGTGTTGTCAATACACTTGCTGATGTAGCAGTGTACTCCAAGCTGATGGAATCTCCATCGGTTGCTGCCTCCCTGAATATGTGCCAGTCAGTGCACTCAAAACAGCCTTGAAGAGCAGAAATGACTTCTGCTAGTCAGGTTTTCACCTACTTCAGAACTGGTTTGACACTGAGTGGTCTGTATGCTGGGATTAGCATAGATGTGGTCTGAGGTGGGGCTGGTGCTCCATCCTGTATGCATTGGGGCTGTTCGTGTAAACAAGATCCAGCAtgtttctttccccccccccccccccccccccccccccggtcaaAGTCCATATGCTAATGGATTTAGGAATTTGGGACTTGCATGGTTAAAATCTCCAACAACAATAAACAATGTGTCCACTAATAACCCCATATAGTTCAGAGTTCCTCCTTAGCATTGGCACTAGGAGGAATATAGTCCTTCTCTATAAGGACAGCAGTGAATTCCTGTGGCAAATAAAAAGGTCTGCATCTAACTATCACCAACATCCACCAGTGAGTAGTGTCTGGAGCCTTACCCCACAGCTGCATTTCTTACGGTGTAAAACAAGGCAAGCCTGTCTAACTGGATTAGTGTCTAGAATTGTTGCTAAGCTGTTCCGTGAAAACAAGTTCAGTCTCTGAACTCCTTCTGAGAGGTCTGCTGCAATCAGATGTAGTCCAATTTATTGTCCAGTGAACAGAATGGATGTTGGAGCTGGCCAGCTAGGGTTTGTTTAGCCTAACAACTCTGCTTCTGCCTCTTCACACCACTTCTGATGTCTCAACACCTTGCATCAGGCAAGGCAGAGGACTGGAAGCCTGGTCTCCGCAGCAAACACATCACTTATCTCCAGAGCTCTCCATTCAGGTCCATTTTGTTCAGCTAGTTCCTGTACTATAGCAGTGTTTGTGGGGAGGTTTGGTAATAAGTACAGTACTTGCATGCCTGCAGGATCAACTCGCTTTGTATTGAAATTTACTGACTGTCTACTTGAAGTAAGTTGCCTTTTAATAAAATGCCTGAAAGTAACTCTAACAAATgcagatgttttttaaaaaatactgatCTATAATCAAGAATAGGAATAGTTAACTTTTTTCTAAAGTGTTCACTGCTGTAATTTGAGTCACTCCATTCCATTGAGAAACTTGGTCATGCATTGTTCAAAATGTGGGCAGGGCACAAATTGCTTAGTCACTTTGACTTTGCAGAAAACCATGATTTACAGTTCATCTGTAAATTGGATTTTCTTGCAGTATTGACAATGCATTTATGCTATTCTGTGGAGAATGAAGCTAAGCAAGTTCGCTATCTGTTGACTACAAATGTATTTGAATCCCTTTGTATGTATGTCTCTGACAATGTAATATTGGGATTACTGTTCCAATAAGTGTTATTTGCTTTGATTAGTTCACTGATCACACCAGGAAATGTTTTTAACAAATTGCAGTGCAACAGAAacaatgagtctgggtgggatgttcttcagtggGATGTGTGGAcgcaatggaccaaatggcctgtaccCACACTAGGTATTTTGCATCTAAAACATTTTTTTAGAAGTATGGGTGATTGCAAGCATCACGTGTTGAGCTTAAGTATCCTTCTGATGGTTTGTCAGTATGTATCTTGAGTACTTTTTGATCCTTTCCTTTTACCTATGGCATAATTGAATTTGCTTTTCATGTACAGCCATTGATGCATACAAACCTCAAGATGCCACAACCAACCCCTCGCTCATACTTGCTGCTGCTCAGATGCCAGCTTATGCAAAGCTGCTTGATGATGCTATTGACTACGCAAAGAGTTGTGGCGGGTAAGACCACTTAAGCTGAAGCCATATGGatgaagatttttaaaattgtgatgcaGCAATAGGTTTTAAATGGAATCTTTTCCTTTGATTATACTAAATTTTAAAGGATTGAATTTGTCAGCAAAACTTTTTAAAACCAACACACTAGGGTAGTGGACTTGGTAGTTTTGAGCATTTGAGAATTGCTAATATTTCCAACTTAAAACTTTGCTTCAAAAAGTAATTGTAGTAACAAATTTATTTTGGGTGTCAGGTTTTTGCTTAGTTTGAACTCTAATGTGCTGCTGCTTTTAAAACATACTTTTGGTACTGCATGCATATGTTAAATAAAATAACTCATGTTTTCATCCTGTGATGTTGTTGATTACTCCTGTCCTATTTTGAGTGAGTGTAACTCATCCCAGCTAGAGGACAATCTGTCTCCTTCCTCTGTCCGACCTTTCAAGCCAGTCGtagatatacagcatggacagaccctccagtccaactctTCCAGGCCAACCCcatatcctaatctagtcccatttgctagcacttggcccatatccctctactcttcctattcctatccagattcttttttttttaaacattgtaactgtacaacctccactacttcctctggcagcttattccatacgttcaccatcctctgcgtggaaaaagttgtcccttttttTAATCCTTACACcagcaaaccccccccccccccaactcaccccaaacctatgccctctagttctagccTGCACCTGAGGGGAAAGACCTtgattatttatcctatccatgcccctcatgattttctaaacctgaaaggtcacccctcagcctccaaccctgcgggcaaacagtcccagcctattcagcctctccaatttaacttaaatcctccaatcttggcaatatccttgaaaTTATTTTTTAGACCTTTTTCAGGTCTAGCAACATCCTCCTGATAAGAgggaggccagaactgcacacatatTAGCCAAAGAATAATCTGCGAAGGTTTCCCACTTCATCTAAATGCTGTTCCTCCATCTCTGGAAACAGGGTAGTTTACAGTTTTACTTTGGGAACAATCTGTAATACTGTATTATATCTCAGCCCTCCATGGCTTCTAAATTGCCTGGCTGATTGTCTATGACACCTAATGCTAGAAGCTCCCCTCCATTAAACAATGGGAAGATCTTCCCACTGTCTTCTGTTGCCATCACAAGCCCTTTTCAGAGCTATTGGAATGGCCCTGTCCCTTAAGGCAGCAAAATGATATTTGAGCCAGGTTGACCCATGAGCTGTCGACTATGTGACTGTCATTTTCAAGACATTGTGTATTTATTCACTCCTTAGAAATCTGTAAACACTTAAATGGCTTCACAGTAGATTTTTCTTTGCCCAAGGAGTCTGAAATTTAAAACTTGGGTTACAACTTCTGAATAAGGCACTCCTAGTTTTGGACTAGGATGTGCAAATACACTTTTATATTGAGGTTGTGAAATTTTGTAATTCTCCATGCAATTAGGACTGCTCCACTTACTAGCTGCTTAGGTACTAAATCAAAGAATTAGGGTATATCATGGAGAAGTTAAAGCGGAGATAGAAGATCCACAATTTGAATGGCAGGGCATAGCctgagctgaatagcctactttgATCATTGGTTATTCTTTGGTCTTGTATAGTAACATCACTAATCCTACCACCATTTATCTGCTgaaattgtcattcatgctttagtCACCTGACACAACTATTCCAATGCTCTGAGCCTTCCATCTTCCTCCACGTATGGACTTGCATTCAGTACAAATTCAGCTGCCTGTATCCTAACTTGGGCCAATTCCATCAACGCTGACCTGACTTCCACTTGTTCTTAGGTTTTGCAGTACTCCAGTAGAAATctccatccttgttttcaaacttTGTTTTCCTTCCCTACTCCCTTATTGTGACCAGTTATCTAGTGTGGGTACATATGTTTGTGCTGTTGGGTTTAAGAACTCTGATCGGCCTTCTAGCTACCTGTACAAATGACTGCTTTGTGGTTTGGTGTCAAATTTTTGTTTTTTGTAACATTTGCTACAAGGTGTGATGGGACTTTTAATTACACTAAAGGCACTCCTATAGTGTTTGCTGTACTCCTAGGGATTACTTGAGGGTCTGTGATCAGAATTATAATGGTTGGTTAACCAGTCTTTCTTCCTGACAAACTATAATAGTTAACTGAAGTCCAGCAGTGAATTAGTAGAAACAGAATTTCACAATGCTTCCCTCATCCTAAATTTCTTTTTTCCCAACCTTTCCTTGATCCCTGCACTGTGACTTGAGATTCTGACAGTTCTAGCTGCTAATACATTCAACTACATCAGTTTATTACATGATGGCTATTTCACATTGAATGGTCTTGCTAGCTAAAGTTCTCCTTTTTTTAAGGATGCTTCCAGTTACTCTTGCTACCTTTCTTGATAAAGCCATCTGTATTTCTTGGTTCTCTTCAAACTTGACATTTTGATTTGAATTTGTGGCTATGCTGACTGTTCATCTTCCAAAGGGAACAATCACATGGCTATAATCTCATTTTATAGTAAATGTTTCACTTGCAATTTTTTTTCTTACACTTTTTTTTCTTTGAAGAACATGTGAAATGAAGTGGGAAAACAATTCAatccttcaaacctgctccattCATTTCTAATGAAGATGGCAACTTACTGGGAGATGGTATCATTGGGTGAGCAATCCTTACCCCTGGAATAAATAATCCAGGAACTTGGGGCTATGAATTTGAATCTCTCCATGACACGTGACAAaatttgggagaaagtgaggactgcagatgctggagaccagagtttgtgtggtgctgggaaagcgcagcaggccaggcagcatccgaggagcaggagaatcaacgtttccggCTGCCTggcccactgtgcttttccagcaccacttttcaacccttcaataaaatctggaatgtaAGAACAAATCTATTAAAATGGTTGCTATTTGAACTACTGCCAATTGTCTCTCAACCTAAGTGGTTCACTAATTTCTTTGCTTTTGGTAAAgtcttctgttctcagctggtgttgcctacgtgtgactccagagcTGTAGCGATGCTGTTGTCTATTAACCATCATCTgggaaactagggatgggcaataaatgatgcccATATTTCATGAGTAAATTTTCATACTCTTAATCCATCCAATATTCCCAGATATACTGATTTCTCTTTCCACTTTCTGAATGAAATGAACCTTTTTTAACTAGTGTATTCTAAAGGTTTACAATGTTTTGACTGTAGGAATTTTGAAAGAATAGAAATACTTGTCTGAATGAATGTAGCTCTGACAATGCATGTGAAACTTTATACCATCAACAGGAAAGCAGCATGCTTGATGAGCATATTATTTTCCACTTTGTTCACTCACTTCactgcacagtggcagcagtgcatTCTAGCCACAAAATGCACTGCAACATCACAAGGCTTCttggatagcaccttccaaattctTGATCTTCACCTAGGTGGAGACGGGTAGTAACTGTACAGGAAAACTGCCGCATTCAAATTCACCTTTAAGCCACCCTGACTTGGCTTTTTTTGTTGTTGAGTCAAATTCCTGAAACGCTCCCCACAACTGCACTTTTGGTCTACAGAGCTATATGGACTGCTCAACACTGCTGTCATGAGCTCTTAGTTGGACAGATACTAAACTTTGGCTTAGCCAACAATATCCATCCACATCCTGTGAaggctttttatttttaaatggcaaCAGTCCCTTTTATATTGAAGGGAAACATTTGCATTTGTTAACCTAACTGCTTGCTATGACTACAGGCAAACTTTATTTCTTGTATCGACCTCTCCAGATTATTCATTATACCAGCATCTTCTAGTCCCATTTTAAGATTGTCTCTTCTGGTTAACTTTCTTTTTAGGCTTGCTTTCATTCCCATGATGCTATCCTGCCCACTCAACTAACTCCTCCATACCCTTTTTCCTATATATTTGCTGCATCTTGGCACTTTTTTCCTGCCAGACCTGTATGTGGGACTGTATATAACACCATTATGTTGCTTTTATTCATGTTAGTGACTCTATGCTGAAACCCAAGCATAGATCTTCGCAGTACCTTGATTAGTTAATTAGCTTTTTTAGTATTTAAACAGTTCATGATCAGTCTTTGGCTAGGTATGCCCAATAAAACAGTACAAAACCTAATTCTGATCTAATATGTAAAATGTATTGTATGCTTACAGATGTTGCCTccattttgaaatttaaaatttgatttaGCTGTTTTTGAGGTAAAAGCATTTTCACATCTTAGCCTGGTTTTGCATTAACTTAAACGGTCAAAATAACCATTACACCATGACCCTTTGAAGTGACTTCCTTCCATACAAAATGTCTAACTAACCCACATTAAACAAAAATATGTTTTGATTCTTCACTTGCTTGTTTGAGTCAAAATTTACTTTTTTGAAAAATTTCTCAATCCTGTTGTGTTgaaactgagtttttttttcagatcaaAGTCTGATCAACTCTCCAATGTCATAGACAAGCTGTTTGTCAATTTTGGTGTCGAAATTTTGAAGAAAATTCCTGGCAGAGTTTCAACTGAAGTTGATGCAAGGTACTAAAACTTGAAGCTATCTACCAGATACTTAAAGTGTCTTCCTAACAGAACAATTTAGGTTGTCCAAGATACTTTACTGTCCATTCTGAGCAGTTGTGTGGTGTATTAATATTTTATGTAGGACCATGAAGTCTCTTGCTGATCTAATTTTAGTTTAACAATgctttttgtttccttttttgaACATAATCTTTTGTGAATAAGCACAAAGTCACAAGATAgctttttatttctttttgtttAATAAACTTCAAACTATAGTTTGAAAGACTTCAAAGCATTGGCAAAACCAATTTATTGTCTCAACTCCATCTCTTTACATCTATTTCAAAATCTAGACCCATTCCTTCCCATCAAATCTAAGTTTGATTTTAACTGCTTGTTCTCAGTTCTGTTTGAACCCCTTTTTTCCTCCAGTATTTCCACAACTGAGATCTTTGGCTTTTCAAAGCCAGTCTGTAGCTTCTAATCACACTCCTCCTGGTCTGGATTCTTTTTGTTCTTTGAAAAACCTTATTCCGTAACCCCTCTGAGCAATACCACCATGTCTTAAGTCCCCTCAATCTCTACTTCAGGTGAATTTACACTCATCTGCTTTCTCAGTCATACTCATTTTTGTTTATAGTTCCAGAAATATAACCTCATTATTTTTAATGACCATAAGCCACCCAGCCAAGCTTTATATTAAAATATGATCTCTATAGATCCTGCTCCAATCCTCCTATGTACTTTTCCTTTTTATCCAACCCCTACTTCCTCTACTATCCTGACTAGGAACTAGATTCCCATTTGCCCTACTGCCACTGGATCAAGAACCTGGCATCCTTGCTAAAAGCACAGTACCAGCTCTACATgcattgcagcagttcaaaaagactGCTCATTCTCATAAGCAATATGTGGTAGCCTTAAATGACATGtgcccctaccccccccccccccccccccacctaatAGGATAAACAGAACTATATTTTTGTTTATAGTTTTAATCGACGTCATCTGGAAGTGCCTATCTCTTTGGTTTTTTAATACTAGATTATCATTCGACAAGGATGCCATGATCCAAAAGGCCCAACGCCTAATTCAGATGTACAAGGACGCTGGAATTAACAAGGATCGTATTCTTATCAAACTCTCCTCCACATGGGAAGGTATCCAGGCTGGAAAGTAAGTTCTTGTTTGTAACTACACTAATAGTTTTAAATGTCAAACCTAAATATGGAATGAGTAGCCATGAATATTGCACATTCTATGTAACTTCTCACAAGACCAACAAAATCTCAATTCCAACATCTGCCCAAAACCGTGCAACTGATGGTTTAATGGTATTGTTGGAGTTGTACTTCACCAGATAATGtactggggatctgggtttgatacaaaaggaattttaaaatttgaattgttgtgaaAAACATGATTATTATACCCTTTTTTAATTAGGGAAGGAAAACTGTCATCCTGGCCTAGCTtgaatgtgactccagaaccatagCAGTGACTTTTTTGTATCAAACTGTTTTTAAAGTTTcaaaagaatgaaacctgatAGACTTGGCATTGCAAATTTTAGCACAAACCCAGCCCTGACAATCCTTTAAGTGCTTCCATGCCCCCATTCAAGGGCACTTTCAGTGCCAAAATTCAGAACTGTCTCTCAGGTTTGTAACTAAACAGTCTGTTAGTCAAGTGTACAGAATCATACTTTGCAGGCAATGACCCAGATGTTCTGTTGACCAGGCAGTCATCTACTAATGTAGACACAGGTTGTGCATGGGGATTCTGGAATCTCCATAGTACAATTCTATTGCCCTCAATTCAATTTCCCACTAAGCAATTCCTCTATATGAACTGTCTCTCTACTTAATTTCATTGAAACTAAGTAAATCACTTATCCTCTCAAAGTCAAACTATTAACTAGTCTAACCTTGAATCATCTGAAGGTGCTGGATACTATGGCTCTGGACCCCAACTGCATTAGTGATGGTACTGCACATATCTTCTCCTGAACTTGCCATGTCTCTAGGCACCATTTAGTATAGTACAGTAGTGATATCAACATGGAAGTTTCCTCCGTTGTCTTCTACATGCAGCAGGAGAAATCCAACTCAGCCATCTAAAGTGATAGAAGGGAGTCACTGATTATGCTATTTAAACCACATTTGCTGAGCAATATCCTGCTAACAAGAGAACTTGGTATTTGGAGTTGCCCTTGGCTCCAGGACCCCTTtgaaggagttcctcagggttgcATCCTAGGCCCACCCATTGTCTGCTTTGttagtgaccttccctccataaagTGAGAAGTGTCATGTATAGTCATTAATGAACAATGCTCAGCACCTGTTGGAGATAGGAGAAAAGTGGGATGTTGGATAAGCTATTTCATTCTGACCTAATGAGAGCAGAAGAAAAAGTTGCTTGCTATTGTGCTGGTGAATTTTTCATAGTCCATTTTTAGATTTTGAAATCTCTTGGGTAGTTGGGTTgaatataaaaactacaaaatGCTTATTTTCTTCCCTACTGATTTTTGCTGTACACATTGAATTGCTATGACTAGTTTACTGTTCCAAATAAAGTATATAGTTAACCCTAAGTACTTCTGTTTTTAGGTTCCTTGAAGAACAGTGTGGCATCCATTGCAACATGAcactgcttttctcatttgcTCAGGCAGTTGCCTGTGCAGAGGCTGGGGCAACATTAATTTCTCCATTTGTGGGTCGCATTTTAGACTGGCATATAGCCAACACCGATAAGAAAAGCTTTGAACCATCCATGGACCCAGGTACACTTGTCTAGTCATTTGAATTCTGTGGCAAATTTTGTCTGTAGCAAATGATTTGCTGTAAAAGTCAGAAATAGTTTCTCATACCACTGACTTTATCCCTCTTTCAGGCAACTGTCTCTCTGAGACAAAAGTAGACTGCACCCTTTGACTTTTCTGTGAACTTGTATTCCTGCTGTCACTAAAACCAGCCTAATTCCACAGCCTTAGCATGGCCTGACTCCACTCCAGCTGAACTCATTCGTTGCTAAAACACTAATTCTAACTGTGAGGCAAGACTTGACTAATTAGTGCATTCCGAAAAGACCTTAGCATATCCAAAGTTGTAACTCATTTCCTATCTCCCCTGTGCTCTGATTTAACACTCTGGCTCACAGTTGAACTATGCCTTGTTTTAAGAAATTCTTGTTTTTAACCTTTTTGTGGTCTGGCTTCTGgcatctgcatttctcctgattTCAGACCTTGAGTATAACAAAACTTAGAGTTTGCCATTGTTTCTTAGTCTTTTGGCTGCCAAGACTCAAACTCTTAAATTTCCTCCATAAACCTTTCTAGAACTCATTCTCTCATTCTTCACTTTGACACATTTCTAGAAAGCTACTTCCTTAGCAATGCTTTAGATCACCTTTTTGACTTATTTCCTTGTAGTTTGGAGTTGAACCTTTTTTATAATCATGTGAATTGTCTTTGCGTCTTGGTATTTTTGTAACAGATGTTGCTTGAAGTAGTGATTCAGCACACTTGGGCTTGTGTTGGAGTGCAATGACCTTTGTGCTGAAGTAATCACTTCTGTAGAATTAGACACTAATATCCTGTGAAATACTTTGCATAAGTTTACCTCCGGCTCTGACCTTTTTATAATGCATAGTGCAGCAGTGGGACTGATTTCAGGTAATGTTTATATGTGGGGCTGTTGCTATAGCTTATTGGGAAGTCTGCTGACAAACTGCCAATTAGCAGTTTACCTGAACTAAAATGCACAAAACTACACAATGGGCAGCTGAAACATCAGTAATTTGGCAATCCACTTTTATTCTTTAActtaaattttgacaaacttTTTTAGATCCATCTTTTCTGTTGGTTTGCCAGACCATGTTCCTGTTTGGATATTTTGAATTAGTAAGTTAACTATACCATTGGTTGGTTTGACTTATTGTCACACACACAATtagacagtgaaaagtattgttttgtgctGACAAGACAAATCATGCCTTCAggacagctacagagaaagataACTTCCAGTTGGAGCAATAAAATACTTTAACAATTGTTCTCGTGCTTGCCTATACTTAGATACAACTTTTATAAAGATATCTCTTGCATGGGATCCATTCTTAGAGGAAAGTAATCTGGTTTTGTCACCTGACTTTTTTTATTTCATAATCCTGATTTGCCTATAGGTGTGCAGAGTGTAACAAAGATCTACAACTATTATAAGAAGTTTGGGTACAAGACTATTGTCATGGGAGCATCTTTCCGTAATGTTGGTGAAATCAAGGCATTGGCTGGCTGTGACTATCTCACAATATCCCCAAAACTGCTGGAGGAGCTTAGCCAAGACAATGAAACACTAACACCTACTTTGAGTGTTAACAAAGGTAAGATGAAGGCAGATGCAAGAAATCTGAAACCA
The sequence above is drawn from the Chiloscyllium punctatum isolate Juve2018m chromosome 22, sChiPun1.3, whole genome shotgun sequence genome and encodes:
- the taldo1 gene encoding transaldolase, which encodes MANCDPTSKRQKMASALDQLKEFTVVVADTGDFNAIDAYKPQDATTNPSLILAAAQMPAYAKLLDDAIDYAKSCGGSKSDQLSNVIDKLFVNFGVEILKKIPGRVSTEVDARLSFDKDAMIQKAQRLIQMYKDAGINKDRILIKLSSTWEGIQAGKFLEEQCGIHCNMTLLFSFAQAVACAEAGATLISPFVGRILDWHIANTDKKSFEPSMDPGVQSVTKIYNYYKKFGYKTIVMGASFRNVGEIKALAGCDYLTISPKLLEELSQDNETLTPTLSVNKAQALDLQKVEMNEQTFRWLHNEDQMAVEKLSDGIRKFSADAVKLENMLKERLFTAKNGC